In Silene latifolia isolate original U9 population chromosome X, ASM4854445v1, whole genome shotgun sequence, the following proteins share a genomic window:
- the LOC141619138 gene encoding uncharacterized protein LOC141619138: MEHKAYWAVKELNMDSKLSGEKRLLQLNELDEFRLQAYESSRLYKEKTKRWHDKKILKKEFKIGDNVLLFNSRFKIFLGKLRSRWSGPFTVTNVNMFGSVEVMTTNGEKFKANGHRLKVYHENVIVGVVEEVTVNPLPMEA; the protein is encoded by the coding sequence ATGGAGCACAAGGCATATTGGGCGGTTAAGGAGCTTAATATGGATTCTAAGTTAAGCGGAGAGAAACGACTATTGCAACTCAATGAGCTTGATGAATTCCGCTTACAAGCTTATGAAAGTTCCCGTCTTTACAAGGAGAAGACGAAAAGATGGCATGATAAGAAGATTCTAAAGAAAGAATTCAAAATCGGTGATAATGTACTATTGTTCAATTCCCGTTTCAAGATATTTCTGGGAAAGCTAAGATCAAGGTGGTCCGGTCCATTTACCGTCACTAATGTCAACATGTTTGGTTCCGTTGAAGTGATGACCACCAATGGAGAAAAATTCAAAGCTAATGGCCATCGATTGAAAGTCTATcatgagaatgtgatcgttggGGTTGTAGAGGAAGTCACCGTGAATCCTCTACCTATGGAAGCTTAA